From the Quercus lobata isolate SW786 chromosome 6, ValleyOak3.0 Primary Assembly, whole genome shotgun sequence genome, one window contains:
- the LOC115950460 gene encoding aspartyl protease family protein 1-like, with protein sequence MALAWTSTTCSYSLTSGSYILLVLLLLGLTSGSCYGLGSFGFDIHHRFSDPVKQILGFDGLPEKGSVEYYVAITHRDSIIRGRHLAASNNQSPAPLTFANGNDTLLINSFGFLYYASVSVGTPSVSFLVALDTGSDLFWLPCDCNNSTCVTSLPTSSGQVVNFNIYSPNTSSTSNKVSYCNSSIYCDPNQCPSTNGDCAYSAVYYSNMSSSGILVEDVLHLITDDDQSKVVDAPITLGCGKNETGIFLNGFAPNGLLGLGLDDISVPSTIARKGLGPNSFSMCFGSDGTGRINFGDNGTSEQKETSFTVGSSIPTYNISITQINVEVNVSKMEFSAIFDSGTSFTHLTDPAYTFISKTFNSQVTEKRHSSSSQIPFEYCYDLSANQTSYMIPTMNLTMKGGEQYDLTNPTEVFSTKGGHVYCLAILKSTAINFIGQNFMTGYRIVFNRDKMIIGWKPSNCYNDSNSNTFPISPSHSPTASPSSPSVSPATSPALAVSPQAKAPSSHSPKLKAFTCTIMMIFVSFLAIV encoded by the exons ATGGCTTTGGCTTGGACTAGTACAACTTGTTCATATTCATTGACTTCCGGATCATACATACTGCTGGTATTGTTACTACTGGGATTGACTTCTGGGAGCTGTTACGGGTTGGGATCATTTGGATTCGACATTCACCACCGGTTCTCGGATCCAGTTAAGCAAATTCTGGGCTTTGATGGGCTTCCAGAGAAAGGGAGCGTGGAGTACTATGTTGCTATCACTCACCGAGACAGCATAATCCGGGGCCGTCACCTCGCCGCCAGTAACAACCAGTCTCCGGCGCCGCTCACTTTCGCCAATGGAAACGACACCCTCCTCATCAACAGTTTCGGATT TTTGTATTATGCCAGTGTTTCTGTGGGGACACCAAGTGTATCATTTTTGGTAGCACTAGACACAGGCAGTGATTTGTTCTGGCTACCATGCGATTGTAACAACAGTACTTGCGTAACCAGCTTACCAACATCATCTGGACAG GTAGTAAACTTCAACATTTACAGTCCTAATACATCATCAACAAGCAATAAAGTTTCTTATTGCAACAGCAGTATCTATTGCGATCCAAATCAATGTCCTTCAACTAATGGCGATTGTGCATATAGTGCTGTGTATTATTCAAACATGTCATCATCTGGAATCTTGGTAGAGGATGTTTTGCACTTAATTACAGATGATGATCAATCAAAAGTTGTAGATGCTCCAATCACTTTAGG TTGTGGTAAAAATGAGACTGGTATTTTTCTGAATGGATTTGCACCCAACGGTCTACTTGGGCTTGGTCTAGATGATATATCTGTTCCTAGCACCATAGCAAGAAAAGGGCTAGGtccaaattctttttccatGTGTTTTGGATCTGATGGGACAGGGAGAATAAATTTTGGAGATAATGGCACCTCGGAGCAAAAAGAAACATCATTCACTGTTGGGTCCTCAAT TCCAACTTATAACATTAGCATCACTCAAATAAATGTTGAAGTGAATGTTTCTAAGATGGAGTTCAGTGCAATCTTTGACTCTGGTACATCGTTTACACACCTAACGGACCCAGCTTATACATTTATTTCTAAAACT TTCAATTCTCAGGTCACAGAAAAGCGACATTCATCCAGTTCCCAAATTCCTTTTGAATATTGTTATGACTTGAG TGCAAATCAAACCTCATATATGATCCCTACAATGAATCTGACAATGAAAGGTGGAGAACAATATGATCTCACTAATCCAACAGAAGTGTTCTCTACAAAG GGTGGACATGTCTATTGTCTAGCTATTCTCAAAAGTACAGCTATAAACTTCATAGGAC AAAACTTTATGACGGGTTATCGCATAGTTTTCAACCGCGATAAGATGATCATAGGTTGGAAGCCATCTAACT GTTACAATGATTCAAATTCGAACACTTTCCCTATCAGCCCATCACACTCTCCTACTGCTTCACCTAGCAGTCCATCAGTCTCTCCTGCTACCTCTCCTGCTCTTGCCGTCAGTCCACAAGCCAAAGCTCCATCTAGTCATTCACCCAAGTTGAAGGCTTTTACTTGCACAATCATGATGATTTTTGTTTCATTCTTAGCTATTGTttga
- the LOC115950459 gene encoding aspartyl protease family protein 1-like, translating into MALAWTSTASSYSLTSGSYILLLLLLLGLNSGICHGLGSFEFDIHHRFSDPVKQILGFEGLPKKGSVEYYVAMAHRDSIIRGRHLAASNNQSPAPLTFANGNDTLLINNLGSLYYANVSVGTPSISYLVALDTGSDLFWLPCDCNNTTCVPSLKTTSGQDVKLNIYSPNASSTSKKVSCNSSNLCDPNQCPSTNSDCAYSVEYLSNNTSTSGILVEDVLHLITDDDQLKAVDIPITLGCGKNETGILLQGFAPNGLLGLGLDNISVPSTIARKAQGPNSFSMCFGSDGIGRINFGDNGTSDQKETSFTVEPSSPSYNISITQTNVGVNVSKMEFSAIFDSGTSFTQLRDPIYTFISKTFNSHVTEKRHSSNSTIPFEYCYDLSANQTSYMIPIMNLTMKGGEQYYLTNPTEVFFTKGGYVYCLALRKSTNINIIGQNFMTGYRIVFNRDKMIIGWKPSNCYNDSNSNTLPISPSHSPTASPSSPSVSPALAPNPQAKVPSSHSPKLKAFTCTIMMIFVSFLAIV; encoded by the exons ATGGCTTTGGCTTGGACCAGTACAGCTTCTTCATATTCATTGACTTCCGGATCATACATACTACTGTTATTGTTACTCCTGGGATTGAATTCCGGGATCTGTCACGGGTTGGGGTCATTTGAATTCGACATTCACCACCGGTTCTCCGATCCGGTTAAGCAAATTCTGGGCTTTGAGGGGCTTCCAAAGAAAGGGAGCGTGGAGTACTATGTTGCTATGGCTCACCGAGACAGCATAATCCGGGGCCGTCACCTCGCCGCCAGTAACAACCAGTCACCGGCGCCGCTCACTTTCGCCAATGGAAACGACACCCTCCTCATCAACAATTTGGGAAG TTTGTATTACGCTAATGTTTCTGTGGGGACACCAAGTATATCATATTTGGTAGCATTAGACACAGGCAGTGATTTGTTCTGGCTACCATGCGATTGTAACAACACAACTTGCGTGCCCAGCTTAAAGACAACATCTGGACAG GACGTAAAGTTGAACATCTACAGTCCTAATGCATCATCAACAAGCAAAAAGGTTTCCTGCAACAGCAGTAACTTATGCGATCCAAATCAGTGTCCTTCAACTAATAGTGATTGTGCATATAGTGTTGAGTATCTTTCAAACAACACGTCAACTTCTGGGATCTTGGTAGAGGATGTGTTGCACTTAATTACAGATGATGATCAATTAAAAGCTGTTGACATTCCAATCACCCTTGG GTGTGGTAAAAATGAGACTGGTATTTTGCTACAGGGATTTGCACCAAATGGTCTACTCGGGCTTGGTCTTGATAATATATCTGTTCCAAGCACCATAGCAAGAAAGGCGCAAGGtccaaattctttttccatGTGTTTTGGATCTGATGGGATTGGGAGAATAAATTTTGGAGATAATGGCACCTCAGACCAAAAAGAAACATCATTCACCGTTGAGCCCTCATC TCCATCCTACAACATTAGCATCACTCAAACAAATGTTGGAGTGAATGTTTCTAAAATGGAGTTCAGTGCAATTTTTGATTCTGGTACATCGTTTACACAACTAAGGGACCcaatttatacatttatttctAAAACT TTCAATTCCCACGTCACAGAAAAGCGACATTCATCCAATTCCACAATTCCTTTTGAATATTGTTATGACTTGAG TGCAAATCAAACCTCATATATGATCCCTATAATGAATCTGACAATGAAAGGTGGAGAACAATATTATCTCACTAATCCAACAGAAGTGTTCTTTACAAAG GGTGGATATGTCTATTGTCTAGCTCTTCGCAAAAGTACAAATATAAACATCATAGGAC AAAACTTCATGACTGGTTATCGCATAGTTTTCAATCGAGATAAGATGATCATAGGTTGGAAGCCATCTAACT GTTACAATGATTCAAATTCGAACACTTTACCTATCAGCCCATCACACTCTCCTACTGCTTCACCTAGCAGTCCATCAGTCTCTCCTGCTCTTGCTCCCAATCCACAAGCCAAAGTTCCATCTAGTCATTCACCCAAGTTGAAGGCTTTTACTTGCACAATCATGATGATTTTTGTTTCATTCTTAGCAATTGTttga